One window of the Octopus sinensis linkage group LG3, ASM634580v1, whole genome shotgun sequence genome contains the following:
- the LOC115209913 gene encoding uncharacterized protein LOC115209913 gives MMKAADTSSEKKDGKELQSESGGDDDDDESGDGGGDNSRRKMMVTRASRRQYRQDTNINEGVDGGKKEINEGFKTTDVKDVNLTEKYDWKKRRPPSINNKTCSSDEKTLDKNSTDGSSVTRANETMKNEKALAVTTRSGGRNGRSVTTSSKAVTRTKAIPTMKSSARFKATKKKKRKRKKCNEWQMYDESGCLISTGIDMCDCLDMDCPGCHFPCLKCGSEKCGTECRCERPWLYEEVKIEGSELVIINPTLENKMKSN, from the coding sequence ATGATGAAAGCGGCAGATACGAGTTCGGAAAAAAAAGACGGCAAAGAATTACAAAGTGAgtctggtggtgatgatgatgatgatgaaagtggtgatgggggaggtGATAATTCCCGAAGGAAAATGATGGTTACTAGGGCTTCACGGCGCCAGTATCGACAAGACACCAACATAAATGAAGGTGTTGATGGCgggaagaaagagataaatgaagGGTTCAAGACGACAGATGTGAAGGATGTTAATCTAACAGAAAAATATGACTGGAAAAAACGACGACCTCCTTCGATAAACAATAAAACTTGTTCTTCTGACGAGAAAACCCTCGATAAGAACAGTACTGATGGTAGTTCGGTAACGAGGGCAAATGAAACTATGAAAAACGAGAAAGCTCTGGCGGTAACTACTAGATCGGGTGGGAGAAATGGTCGTTCAGTGACAACGTCTTCTAAAGCTGTGACAAGAACTAAAGCTATTCCCACCATGAAATCCTCTGCTCGCTTCAAAGcgactaaaaaaaagaaaaggaagcggAAGAAGTGCAATGAGTGGCAAATGTACGATGAGTCCGGATGTTTGATATCTACGGGTATAGATATGTGTGACTGTTTGGATATGGATTGTCCCGGCTGTCACTTCCCTTGCCTGAAATGTGGCTCGGAGAAATGCGGTACGGAATGTCGCTGTGAACGACCCTGGCTTTACGAAGAGGTCAAAATCGAAGGTTCTGAACTCGTAATTATAAATCCTACcttagaaaacaaaatgaaatcaaactAA